A genomic window from Flavobacterium hankyongi includes:
- a CDS encoding phosphatase PAP2 family protein encodes MEKIIQLDKDLLVYLNGLGSETFDPFWLFITKQLHLTPLFLFVFYLVYKKVGGKNLLLIIVSMAVMITFTDQMTNLVKNTVQRLRPCNDQELKNIIRLVQVRGSYSYFSGHATNSMAATVFVFMILKNYYKYAISLFLFPLIFAYSRIYLGLHFPGDILSGYIFGAISGFAFYKIYVEVKKKYFPQLLD; translated from the coding sequence TTGGAAAAAATCATTCAATTAGACAAAGATTTACTAGTATACCTTAACGGATTGGGTTCAGAAACTTTCGATCCGTTTTGGCTTTTTATAACGAAACAGTTACACCTTACGCCATTATTTCTATTTGTATTTTATCTTGTGTATAAAAAGGTAGGAGGTAAAAATCTACTTTTAATAATTGTTTCAATGGCGGTTATGATAACGTTCACAGATCAAATGACCAATTTGGTTAAAAATACAGTACAACGCTTGCGTCCTTGTAATGATCAAGAATTAAAGAATATTATACGATTAGTACAAGTTAGAGGATCCTATAGTTATTTTTCAGGGCATGCTACAAATTCAATGGCTGCGACAGTATTTGTATTTATGATATTAAAGAATTACTATAAATACGCAATTTCGTTGTTCTTGTTTCCTCTAATTTTTGCTTACAGCCGAATATACTTAGGACTTCACTTTCCTGGAGATATTCTTTCAGGATATATTTTTGGAGCTATTTCAGGATTTGCTTTTTATAAAATTTATGTAGAAGTAAAGAAAAAATATTTCCCTCAGCTTTTAGATTAG
- a CDS encoding Sec-independent protein translocase subunit TatA/TatB, producing MFGIGGGELILIIFIALMLFGSEKIPDIARTLGKGMAQLKNATNEIKSEIQKSADNHEIGSLTRDFNAEVEQVKQGFNKMVDDETAKITGENNPLDITSEINEAKQNLEDLTGPIKRQM from the coding sequence ATGTTTGGTATTGGCGGAGGAGAATTAATTTTAATCATCTTTATTGCATTGATGTTATTTGGGTCAGAAAAGATTCCTGACATTGCTCGTACATTGGGTAAAGGAATGGCGCAATTGAAAAATGCTACAAACGAGATAAAATCTGAAATACAAAAAAGTGCTGATAATCACGAAATAGGATCTCTTACAAGAGATTTTAATGCCGAAGTCGAACAAGTGAAGCAAGGCTTTAATAAAATGGTTGATGATGAAACAGCAAAAATAACAGGAGAAAATAATCCTCTTGATATCACTTCAGAAATTAACGAAGCCAAACAAAACTTAGAAGACCTCACAGGTCCTATTAAACGCCAAATGTAA
- a CDS encoding M1 family metallopeptidase, with the protein MKKFNLFVAAFVFSVNAFAQTQPESVKPKQQGHEDTNKFRQMYDVMATPNMYRTASGAPGPEYYQQQADYKIDIELDDKNARLYGVETVTYTNNAKESLDYLWIQLDQNHFAKTSKTPLVQNNRVEPAISARGFSRTYLEEKFDGGFKIDYVKDVKGTPISYTVNETMMRINLAKPLAHGQKYTFTIKWWYNIGNYMVDGGRSGYEQFEDGNRLYVLAQFYPRMAVYNDVEGWQNMQFWGQGEFALPFGNFEVNITVPADHIMEATGTLMNRSEVFTAEQVKRYEQAQQSFDKPVIIVTQAEAMVSEKGFSDKKKTWKFKAENVRDFGISTSRKFIHDAMAVKLGGKTVMATSVYPKEGNPMWEQYSTRAVAHTLKSYSSRTFDYPYPKAVSVNAQDQGMEYPMICWNFGRPEKDGTYSDRLKYGMLGVIIHEVGHNFFPMIVNSDERQWTWMDEGLNTFMEYLAEIEWESTFPVDRGPAKLIVPYMSGDQNWLEPIMSNSESIKQFGNNAYGKPAAGLNILRETIMGRELFDYAFKTYANRWKFKHPTPEDFFRTMEDASGVDLDWFWRGWFYTTDYNDIGIKEVKQYFVSNDAPAGFQAQQATRRNRFRASGPMVYMVDGSSADMKQEMNKPLNVKDLKTLDDYVQATFSAEEKAKLQSPKYFYQVTFNKPGGLVMPILVELTFEDGTTENHKFPAQIWTKNDAEVSRTFATSKIIKKIMVDPKEETADIDITNNAWPKQEVTSKFDETKN; encoded by the coding sequence ATGAAAAAATTTAATCTATTCGTAGCTGCTTTCGTATTTAGCGTAAATGCCTTTGCACAAACTCAGCCAGAAAGCGTAAAACCAAAGCAACAAGGTCACGAGGATACTAACAAATTCAGACAAATGTATGATGTTATGGCAACGCCAAACATGTATCGTACAGCATCTGGAGCGCCTGGTCCTGAGTATTATCAGCAGCAAGCAGATTATAAAATTGACATCGAGCTTGATGATAAAAACGCAAGACTTTATGGCGTTGAAACCGTTACTTATACTAACAATGCTAAAGAATCTTTAGACTATTTATGGATTCAGTTAGATCAAAATCATTTTGCTAAAACGTCTAAAACACCTTTAGTTCAAAATAATAGAGTAGAACCCGCAATAAGTGCAAGAGGTTTTTCCAGAACTTATTTAGAAGAAAAATTTGATGGAGGTTTCAAGATAGATTATGTAAAGGATGTAAAAGGAACTCCAATATCCTATACAGTAAACGAAACCATGATGCGCATTAACCTTGCGAAACCTTTAGCACATGGGCAAAAGTATACTTTTACGATTAAATGGTGGTACAATATAGGAAACTATATGGTTGATGGAGGGCGTTCTGGTTATGAGCAATTTGAAGATGGAAACCGTTTGTACGTTTTAGCACAATTCTATCCTAGAATGGCAGTTTACAATGATGTCGAAGGATGGCAAAATATGCAATTCTGGGGGCAAGGAGAATTTGCTTTACCTTTTGGAAATTTTGAAGTAAATATTACTGTTCCTGCAGATCATATTATGGAGGCTACTGGGACATTAATGAATAGAAGCGAAGTGTTTACTGCAGAGCAAGTAAAAAGATATGAACAAGCACAACAATCATTTGACAAGCCAGTGATCATTGTGACTCAAGCTGAGGCAATGGTTTCTGAAAAAGGTTTTTCAGATAAAAAGAAAACTTGGAAATTTAAGGCTGAAAATGTTCGTGATTTCGGAATTTCTACGTCTAGAAAATTCATCCACGATGCAATGGCTGTAAAACTTGGCGGAAAAACAGTAATGGCAACATCGGTTTATCCAAAAGAAGGAAATCCTATGTGGGAACAATATTCAACAAGAGCCGTTGCGCATACATTAAAAAGTTATTCATCAAGAACATTCGACTATCCATATCCTAAAGCTGTTTCTGTTAATGCACAAGATCAAGGAATGGAGTACCCAATGATTTGTTGGAACTTTGGTCGTCCTGAAAAAGATGGAACGTATTCAGATAGATTGAAATATGGAATGTTAGGAGTTATTATTCATGAAGTAGGTCATAACTTTTTTCCAATGATTGTAAATTCAGATGAACGTCAATGGACTTGGATGGATGAAGGATTAAATACGTTCATGGAATATTTGGCTGAAATAGAATGGGAGTCAACTTTTCCTGTAGATAGAGGTCCTGCTAAATTAATCGTACCTTATATGAGTGGTGATCAAAATTGGTTAGAGCCAATTATGTCAAACTCAGAAAGTATCAAGCAATTTGGAAATAACGCATACGGAAAACCAGCAGCAGGATTAAATATTTTACGCGAAACAATTATGGGACGCGAATTGTTTGATTATGCTTTTAAAACATATGCAAACCGTTGGAAATTCAAACACCCAACACCAGAAGACTTTTTTAGAACAATGGAAGATGCTTCGGGAGTTGATTTAGATTGGTTTTGGAGAGGTTGGTTCTATACTACAGATTATAATGATATAGGAATTAAAGAAGTGAAACAATACTTTGTGAGTAACGATGCACCGGCAGGATTCCAAGCGCAACAAGCAACAAGACGTAATCGTTTTAGAGCTTCTGGGCCAATGGTTTATATGGTTGACGGAAGCAGTGCAGATATGAAACAAGAAATGAACAAGCCATTAAATGTTAAAGATCTAAAAACATTAGATGACTATGTACAAGCGACTTTTTCTGCAGAAGAAAAAGCAAAACTACAATCGCCTAAATATTTCTATCAAGTTACTTTTAACAAACCTGGTGGTTTAGTAATGCCAATTTTAGTTGAACTTACTTTCGAGGATGGAACTACAGAAAATCATAAGTTTCCTGCTCAAATTTGGACAAAAAACGATGCTGAAGTTTCAAGAACATTTGCTACTTCTAAAATAATCAAAAAGATTATGGTAGATCCAAAAGAAGAAACGGCAGATATTGACATTACAAATAATGCATGGCCTAAACAAGAAGTTACATCTAAGTTTGACGAAACTAAAAATTAA
- a CDS encoding DUF6702 family protein produces MKKVFRFSFLIVLLVALMSVTVHKFYVSIYQVNYAQEKKMLQITSRIFVDDLNSILKDKYNKKTLLGETNESADDVILMKKYLTENFILKVNGQVKPVHFLSKEMEGNVLICYYNIKDVSKIKTLEIQNTVLLDFTDEQQNIVHTSIYDKKQSFLFTSGNVKGMLKV; encoded by the coding sequence ATGAAAAAAGTTTTCCGATTTTCGTTTTTAATTGTTCTTCTTGTTGCATTAATGTCTGTAACAGTACATAAGTTTTATGTGTCAATTTATCAGGTAAATTACGCTCAAGAAAAAAAGATGCTTCAAATTACATCACGAATATTTGTGGATGACTTGAATTCAATTCTAAAAGATAAATACAATAAAAAAACGCTTTTAGGGGAAACAAATGAATCTGCTGATGATGTTATTTTAATGAAAAAATACTTAACCGAAAATTTCATTCTTAAAGTAAATGGGCAAGTAAAACCTGTTCATTTTTTAAGTAAAGAAATGGAGGGAAATGTACTTATTTGCTACTATAATATTAAAGATGTTTCTAAAATAAAAACCTTAGAAATTCAAAATACAGTATTGCTTGATTTTACTGATGAGCAACAAAATATTGTTCACACTTCAATTTATGACAAAAAGCAAAGTTTTTTATTTACTTCAGGAAATGTAAAAGGAATGTTAAAAGTTTAG
- the pepE gene encoding dipeptidase PepE, which translates to MKKVILASTSTLYGGGYLDYLLPTLKKHFENVKTLLFIPYARPSGISHDDYTSKVSHAFSKINIAVKGLHEFDNPIKAIEETQAIFTGGGNTFLLVSQLYNFNLIDALKKAINNGTPYLGCSAGSNIGGKTMNTTNDMPIVLPKSFDTLGFINFNLNPHYLDPIEGSTHMGETRETRINEFHKLSSIPVLGLREGSWLEAYGDNVIVRGELTARLFRQNEFPVEIAPGENLNFL; encoded by the coding sequence ATGAAAAAAGTCATCCTTGCCAGCACATCAACTTTATACGGAGGAGGTTATTTAGACTACTTACTCCCAACACTCAAAAAACATTTCGAAAACGTAAAAACATTATTATTTATCCCTTATGCAAGACCAAGTGGAATATCTCATGATGATTATACATCAAAAGTCAGTCATGCATTTTCTAAAATAAACATAGCTGTTAAAGGACTACATGAATTTGACAATCCAATAAAAGCAATTGAAGAAACCCAAGCAATTTTTACAGGTGGCGGAAACACATTTTTATTAGTTTCTCAACTCTACAATTTTAATCTAATTGATGCTCTAAAAAAAGCCATTAACAATGGAACTCCATACCTTGGTTGTAGTGCGGGAAGTAATATTGGAGGCAAAACGATGAACACTACAAACGACATGCCTATTGTTTTACCTAAAAGCTTTGACACTTTGGGGTTCATCAACTTCAATCTAAATCCTCATTATCTAGATCCAATAGAAGGCTCAACACATATGGGAGAAACAAGAGAAACAAGAATTAATGAATTTCACAAGCTAAGTTCAATTCCTGTTTTAGGTTTGCGTGAAGGAAGTTGGTTAGAAGCGTATGGCGACAATGTTATTGTTCGAGGAGAACTAACCGCACGTTTGTTTAGACAAAATGAATTCCCTGTCGAAATCGCACCAGGAGAAAACTTAAATTTCTTATAA
- a CDS encoding GNAT family N-acetyltransferase: MIQIKPVPAKFTHVVRHPVLRPGKPIDTCIFEGDDLSSTKHFGLYFNEDLIGVISVFENKSSIFNHPNQLQIRGMAVLEKFQGKGYGRLLVNEVENYAKKVKSNLIWFNARENAAKFYKILGYEIYGSLFDIAGIGLHYVMYKQI, from the coding sequence ATGATACAAATCAAACCAGTACCAGCAAAATTTACCCATGTGGTTCGACATCCAGTTTTAAGGCCAGGAAAACCAATAGATACATGCATTTTCGAAGGTGATGATTTATCTTCTACAAAACATTTTGGATTATATTTTAATGAAGATTTAATAGGAGTGATTTCGGTTTTTGAAAATAAAAGCAGTATTTTTAATCACCCTAATCAATTGCAAATTAGAGGAATGGCTGTTTTAGAAAAGTTTCAAGGCAAAGGTTATGGCAGATTATTAGTAAATGAGGTTGAAAATTATGCCAAAAAAGTAAAATCAAATCTCATTTGGTTTAACGCAAGAGAAAATGCAGCAAAATTTTACAAAATTTTAGGCTATGAAATTTATGGCTCGCTTTTTGATATTGCAGGAATCGGATTACATTATGTAATGTACAAACAAATCTAA
- a CDS encoding L,D-transpeptidase family protein has product MKYLSIIVFGLFLYIGCGNSNPKSTDEYINDALKNQEIQEGWGIKENRINLIEAIKNSENEGLLPEDYQYSKLLEFEKKFDSIPESREEYHQLLTASYIKYLSDLKNGKINPREIYRDWEIEKKEIQPDTILAIALQKNRIDSTLESHKPKHFTYLNLKKALALIKSMPEENFDTIVTKEKFKLGGKSETIAKIKERLRYWGDLSKDDTLANTVFNTDLKNALIKFQNRHGLESDGAIGAMTLKALNVSKETRKQQIITNLERWRWYPADLGNSFLGVNIPNYYLFLVDNKDTINKYRVVVGTPKRKSPILSSKISNIVFNPTWTVPPTIIKEDLVPDATKSRSYFSKTRIKIFNYKNQEISPSDWKPSDANKYRYVQEPGYNNSLGVVKINFPNNHLVYMHDTNHRDYFVYNYRALSSGCVRIEKPLPLVEYLLKNPRRYSSIKIDTIVKTKKTQAVKVDCEFQVHFQYFTAWYKKGQLQFRNDVYGLDPDLYLRLTNQFSSDVVSSTRVIDK; this is encoded by the coding sequence ATGAAGTATTTAAGTATAATTGTATTTGGTTTATTCCTTTATATAGGTTGTGGCAACTCTAATCCTAAGAGCACTGATGAATATATTAATGATGCTCTAAAGAATCAAGAAATCCAAGAAGGATGGGGAATAAAAGAAAATAGAATTAATCTTATTGAAGCTATAAAAAACTCGGAAAACGAGGGTTTACTCCCTGAAGATTATCAATACAGTAAATTACTTGAATTTGAAAAAAAATTCGATTCAATTCCAGAATCAAGAGAAGAATATCATCAACTTCTTACAGCCTCTTATATCAAATATCTTTCTGATTTAAAAAATGGAAAAATAAACCCTAGAGAAATTTACAGAGATTGGGAAATCGAAAAAAAGGAGATTCAACCTGACACCATTTTAGCAATAGCATTGCAAAAAAACAGGATAGACAGTACTCTTGAAAGTCACAAACCAAAACATTTCACATATTTAAATCTCAAAAAGGCACTGGCTTTAATTAAATCAATGCCAGAAGAAAATTTTGACACAATAGTAACGAAAGAAAAATTTAAACTTGGCGGTAAAAGTGAGACAATTGCCAAAATAAAAGAAAGATTACGTTATTGGGGTGACTTAAGTAAAGATGATACACTTGCAAATACTGTTTTCAATACTGATTTAAAAAATGCCCTAATAAAGTTTCAAAATCGTCACGGTTTGGAATCTGACGGTGCAATTGGAGCAATGACTTTAAAAGCTCTTAACGTAAGTAAAGAAACCAGAAAACAACAAATAATTACAAATCTTGAACGCTGGAGATGGTATCCTGCAGATTTAGGGAACAGTTTTTTAGGGGTAAACATTCCAAACTATTACCTGTTTTTAGTAGATAATAAAGATACTATAAATAAATATCGAGTAGTTGTTGGAACTCCAAAAAGAAAATCTCCAATTTTATCTTCTAAAATATCTAACATTGTTTTTAACCCAACTTGGACTGTTCCTCCAACAATCATAAAAGAAGATTTAGTCCCTGATGCAACAAAAAGCCGAAGCTATTTTTCCAAAACCAGAATAAAAATTTTCAATTATAAAAATCAAGAAATATCACCTAGCGATTGGAAACCTTCTGATGCCAACAAATACAGATATGTTCAAGAGCCAGGATATAATAATTCGCTTGGAGTTGTTAAAATAAATTTCCCAAACAATCATCTAGTATATATGCACGATACAAACCATAGAGATTACTTTGTTTACAATTATCGTGCTTTGAGTTCAGGCTGTGTGCGTATAGAAAAACCCCTACCTCTAGTAGAATATCTTTTGAAGAATCCAAGAAGATATTCATCAATAAAAATTGATACTATAGTAAAGACTAAAAAAACACAAGCTGTAAAAGTTGATTGTGAGTTTCAAGTTCACTTTCAATATTTTACAGCTTGGTATAAAAAAGGTCAATTACAGTTTAGAAACGATGTCTATGGTCTTGACCCTGATTTGTATTTAAGATTAACCAACCAATTTAGTAGTGATGTCGTAAGCTCTACTAGGGTGATAGATAAATAA